In candidate division KSB1 bacterium, the sequence CACGTCATCTTGCGCTGCGGTGAAACGAAAGGTCAACCCGACAAAGAAAGTCTGCGCGAGGCTGCTGCTCTGGCGGCCTGGTTTTCCAAAATGCGCACCGGTGGCAAAGTAGCGGTTTCTTATTGCTTTGTAAAACAAGTTGGTAAACCGCGGGGGATGAGGCCGGGAAAGGTAACCATAAAAAACGCAAAGAAATTGCTGGTTCGTCCAGAATTGCTTGAGGAAATTAAATAAGTTATCTCAAAAACTATGGCGAAGGCGTCCCGCTGAGCCTTTTCAAAATTCAGAACTTAGGAATCCTCGGCGGGACGCCTTCGGACTAACTCTTCGGTAAGCACTGCAACAGTTAGATTAACCCTTGATGCGGTTGGATAAAAGCTACCACAATGGTCGTAATAACCGCCAGCCAAATTGCCACGTACATGGGTACGAAATAGTTTCTTCTCTTCAACATTTCCGGAAATTTGATTGGCATTCCCGAAAACTTGCCGCGCGGTTTGTTTGGGAAGAAAAAGGTTTTATAAGTTTCAATCGTGCCAATCGTATAACCTAACGCTCCAAAAGTGATAAAAAGATAGTTTTCGGTAAAATGAGCAAGCATGAAGGCGTACGACATCGCCATGACCGGGCTTCGGAAAAATTTAGGGATCTCAAATCCCTCCTTCGGTGCGTCTTTCCAGGCGCCGCCAAAAGCTGAAATCCAGCCGCCGATACCGCCAAGCACCAATACCACTATCATTCCTGAACCGCCGCCGAAGTTTATGGTCTGCAAATAA encodes:
- a CDS encoding DUF814 domain-containing protein: MLFKIKKFQSSTGLEILVGQDDASNDYLTFRVGHANDVWFHVSGTPGSHVILRCGETKGQPDKESLREAAALAAWFSKMRTGGKVAVSYCFVKQVGKPRGMRPGKVTIKNAKKLLVRPELLEEIK